The following coding sequences are from one Bradyrhizobium sp. 200 window:
- a CDS encoding class II aldolase/adducin family protein, producing the protein MTSAAHNTAKAWPAAADQTLQIRIDLAAAYRLIHRLGLDDSIYTHISARLPGRQDRFLINPYGLRFEEVTASNLVTVDLDGNVIDDPMGLGINPAGFTIHSAIHAARHDAICVLHTHTVAGIAVACQKRGLLPLNQWSLQFTDCLAYHDYEGIALDLDERSRLVGDLGDKFVMVLRNHGMLTCGRSVAEAFKLMHNLERSCRAQLAVQSSGAEIIELSAAVARKTASQYASFYDAIETNGMPDSEWAAFKRMLERTDPDFAT; encoded by the coding sequence ATGACAAGCGCAGCCCACAATACCGCCAAGGCATGGCCGGCGGCGGCAGACCAGACTCTCCAAATCCGGATCGACCTCGCGGCCGCCTACCGGCTGATTCACCGGCTTGGTCTCGACGACAGCATCTACACCCACATCTCCGCGCGGCTTCCGGGCCGGCAGGACCGCTTCCTCATCAACCCCTACGGCCTGCGCTTCGAGGAAGTCACCGCGTCCAATCTGGTGACGGTCGACCTCGACGGAAACGTCATCGACGATCCCATGGGCCTCGGCATCAACCCGGCCGGCTTCACGATTCACAGCGCGATCCATGCCGCGCGGCATGACGCAATCTGCGTCCTGCATACGCACACGGTCGCCGGCATTGCCGTTGCCTGCCAGAAGCGGGGCCTGTTGCCGCTCAATCAATGGTCGCTGCAGTTTACCGATTGCCTCGCCTATCACGACTACGAAGGCATCGCGCTCGATCTCGACGAGCGTTCGCGGCTCGTCGGCGATCTCGGCGACAAGTTCGTGATGGTGCTGCGCAACCACGGCATGCTGACCTGCGGACGATCCGTCGCCGAGGCGTTCAAGCTGATGCACAATCTGGAACGCTCCTGCCGCGCCCAGCTCGCCGTGCAGTCGTCCGGCGCCGAGATCATCGAGCTGTCGGCTGCGGTAGCTCGCAAGACGGCGTCTCAATACGCCAGCTTCTACGACGCGATCGAAACCAATGGCATGCCCGACAGCGAATGGGCCGCCTTCAAGCGGATGCTCGAACGTACCGATCCCGATTTTGCGACCTGA
- a CDS encoding 4Fe-4S binding protein gives MSAAASRLLICSCEKTMPLDAAAIGRGCTAKVTQANQLCGLDLDRFKEALADGSPITVACTQEAPLFREVAENSPQTELTFVNIRETGGWSRDAAAAGPKAAALIAAAGEDMPPISLVTLESSGVALIYGRDEIAIEAAQRLADRLDITVLLTKPGDVTPRRTNEFPVLKGTIRNASGHLGQFELAIDDYALPSPSSRAKLAFGPSRNGATSTCDLILDLSGGTPLFPAHELRPGYLRADPRDKAAVERAIADAGGLVGTFDKPRFINFEPSLCAHSRSSITGCTRCLDLCPTGAIAPNGNAVAIDANVCAGCGSCASVCPTGAASYALPGADALMRRLRTLLQTYRKAGGSDAVVLFHDGEHGEEIIDALARFGEGLPANVLPLRVNEVTQLGPELLASVFAYGGSGVALLTRARPRHDITALRRAAETSDRVVSALGFGTGIIQIIETDDPDQLRAMLDAAPRGVATQKPAGFVPRGAKRGVLETTFRELHLAAPAPVDVVPLAPGAPFGTVKLDVDGCTLCHACVTACPTGALSDNPDRAMLRFTESLCVQCGLCESTCPEKVIAIEPRLDFQAWNTPQRVLKEEEPFNCIACGKPFGTKSSIDRVLAKLGEKHWMFRGANARRLDVIKMCADCRVEAVVNESFDPHAAPQRPPVMSTEDYLRARNVKKDGPLGS, from the coding sequence ATGAGTGCGGCGGCGTCTCGCCTCCTGATTTGCAGTTGCGAGAAGACCATGCCGCTCGATGCGGCAGCGATCGGTCGTGGCTGCACGGCCAAGGTCACGCAGGCAAACCAGCTCTGCGGCCTCGACCTCGACCGCTTCAAGGAGGCGCTCGCCGACGGCTCACCAATTACTGTGGCCTGCACCCAGGAAGCGCCGCTGTTTCGGGAAGTCGCGGAGAATTCGCCGCAGACCGAACTCACCTTCGTCAACATCCGCGAGACCGGCGGCTGGTCGAGGGATGCCGCGGCAGCCGGTCCGAAAGCAGCCGCGCTGATTGCCGCGGCGGGCGAAGACATGCCGCCGATCTCGCTGGTCACGCTCGAGAGCAGCGGCGTTGCGCTGATCTATGGCCGCGACGAGATTGCCATCGAGGCGGCGCAGCGTCTCGCCGATCGTTTGGACATCACCGTGCTTCTGACCAAACCCGGCGACGTGACGCCGCGCCGCACCAACGAATTTCCCGTGCTCAAGGGCACGATCCGCAATGCAAGCGGACATCTTGGTCAGTTCGAGCTTGCGATCGACGATTACGCGCTGCCCTCGCCCTCCTCGCGCGCAAAGCTCGCGTTCGGGCCCTCGCGCAACGGCGCCACGTCCACCTGCGATCTGATTCTCGATCTCTCGGGCGGAACACCGCTGTTTCCCGCGCATGAACTACGTCCCGGTTATTTGCGCGCCGATCCGCGCGACAAGGCTGCGGTCGAGCGCGCGATCGCGGATGCCGGCGGGCTGGTCGGCACCTTCGACAAGCCGCGCTTTATCAATTTCGAGCCGTCGCTGTGCGCGCATTCGCGCTCTTCCATTACCGGATGCACGCGCTGTCTTGATTTGTGTCCGACCGGCGCGATCGCGCCGAACGGGAACGCCGTCGCGATCGACGCCAATGTCTGCGCCGGCTGCGGTTCCTGCGCTTCGGTATGTCCGACCGGCGCGGCATCCTATGCGCTTCCGGGCGCGGACGCGCTGATGCGGCGGCTGCGGACGCTGCTGCAGACCTACCGCAAAGCGGGTGGAAGCGACGCCGTGGTCCTGTTTCACGACGGCGAGCACGGCGAGGAAATCATCGATGCCCTGGCGCGGTTCGGCGAGGGCTTGCCGGCCAATGTACTGCCGCTGCGCGTCAACGAAGTGACGCAGCTCGGGCCGGAACTCCTCGCGTCCGTGTTTGCCTATGGCGGCAGCGGCGTCGCGCTGCTCACGCGCGCCAGGCCCCGCCACGACATCACGGCACTTCGCCGCGCGGCCGAAACCTCGGATCGCGTCGTTAGCGCGCTCGGCTTCGGTACCGGCATCATCCAGATCATCGAGACCGACGATCCGGACCAGTTGCGCGCCATGCTGGATGCCGCCCCTCGCGGGGTCGCAACGCAAAAGCCCGCCGGCTTTGTCCCGCGCGGCGCGAAACGCGGCGTGCTCGAGACAACGTTTCGCGAGCTTCATCTCGCAGCGCCCGCACCGGTCGACGTTGTGCCGCTGGCTCCGGGCGCTCCCTTTGGCACCGTGAAGCTTGATGTCGACGGCTGCACGCTGTGCCATGCCTGCGTCACCGCCTGCCCGACGGGCGCGCTTTCAGACAATCCCGACCGTGCAATGCTGCGTTTCACCGAAAGCCTCTGTGTGCAGTGCGGGCTCTGCGAATCCACCTGCCCCGAGAAGGTCATCGCCATCGAGCCGCGTCTCGACTTCCAGGCCTGGAACACGCCGCAGCGCGTGCTGAAGGAGGAAGAGCCATTCAACTGCATCGCCTGCGGCAAACCCTTCGGCACCAAAAGCTCGATCGACCGCGTGCTCGCAAAACTCGGCGAGAAGCACTGGATGTTCCGGGGCGCCAACGCCAGGCGTCTCGACGTCATCAAGATGTGCGCGGATTGCCGCGTCGAAGCGGTGGTCAACGAAAGTTTCGATCCGCATGCGGCGCCGCAACGCCCGCCGGTCATGTCGACAGAAGATTATCTGCGCGCGCGCAATGTGAAGAAGGACGGTCCGCTTGGATCGTAA
- a CDS encoding GntR family transcriptional regulator translates to MSLPVGLPALADSDLVGQIARILMQAIVQGRLPPGSKVVEAGIARELGVSRAPVREAARLLEKQGLLVASPRRGFFVRKLEIRNIDEIYDLRICIERHAGVLAARNLTPQSREVLRRQIDVLHKTADLDDPARQVEEDYRFHRLIFEIANNRRLLRLFDDLAAELRMVIGLIGRLYDDPHEIARTHEPLLAAIEAGHPERITAHVDYHIGHAWREVGKLVRELTPPSGNSIEPPSGILIPTNGVTV, encoded by the coding sequence ATGTCTCTTCCCGTTGGATTACCGGCACTTGCCGACAGCGATCTGGTAGGCCAGATCGCCCGCATTCTGATGCAGGCCATTGTTCAGGGGCGCCTGCCTCCCGGGTCCAAAGTGGTGGAGGCAGGCATTGCCCGCGAACTGGGCGTCAGCCGCGCCCCGGTGCGTGAGGCGGCACGCCTGCTGGAGAAGCAGGGGCTGCTGGTCGCAAGCCCGCGGCGGGGCTTCTTCGTGCGCAAGCTCGAAATCAGGAATATCGACGAGATCTACGATTTGCGCATTTGCATCGAGCGGCATGCCGGCGTGCTGGCGGCGCGGAATCTCACGCCCCAGTCGCGCGAGGTGTTGCGGCGGCAAATCGATGTTCTGCACAAGACTGCCGATCTCGACGATCCGGCGCGGCAGGTCGAAGAGGACTATCGTTTTCACCGGCTGATCTTTGAAATCGCCAACAACCGGCGCCTGCTGCGGCTGTTCGATGATCTGGCGGCCGAACTGCGGATGGTGATCGGACTGATCGGGCGTCTATACGACGATCCGCATGAGATCGCGCGGACGCACGAGCCGCTGCTTGCCGCGATCGAGGCCGGTCATCCCGAGCGCATCACCGCGCATGTCGATTACCATATCGGCCACGCCTGGCGCGAAGTCGGTAAACTGGTGCGAGAGCTGACGCCGCCAAGTGGCAATTCCATTGAACCCCCGAGCGGGATTCTCATTCCAACCAACGGAGTAACCGTGTGA
- a CDS encoding histone deacetylase family protein, translating into MKAVYTELHRSHDPQFFLVRGVVQRTTEQPERADRLLAGLKAGKHTLVEPTVFGQGPRARVHSAEYLRFMEEAWDAWVALGDSGSEMIANIHPVRYGATYPTHIVGRLGWHAADTAAPISKGTYAAACAATDVATTAAQLVMDGEDAVYALCRPPGHHAYADMSGGFCFFNNSAVAAAQLRLQHERVAILDVDVHHGNGTQGIFYERSDVLTVSIHADPVFFYPFVWGYAHERGAGPGLGANLNIPLPKGTGDDDYIKAIGEAEKTIRAFAPGALVVVLGLDASENDPLAGLAVTTAGFRRIGAAIARLGLPTVFVQEGGYLSDILGANLTAALGGFEEAR; encoded by the coding sequence GTGAAGGCCGTCTATACCGAACTGCATCGCAGCCACGATCCGCAATTCTTCCTGGTGCGTGGCGTCGTCCAGCGCACCACCGAGCAGCCCGAGCGCGCCGACCGGTTGCTGGCCGGATTGAAGGCCGGCAAACACACGCTGGTCGAGCCGACGGTGTTCGGGCAGGGCCCGCGTGCGCGGGTCCACAGCGCCGAATATCTGCGTTTCATGGAGGAAGCCTGGGACGCCTGGGTCGCGCTCGGCGATTCCGGTTCGGAGATGATCGCCAACATCCACCCGGTCCGCTACGGCGCGACCTATCCAACCCATATCGTCGGCCGCCTCGGCTGGCACGCGGCGGATACGGCGGCTCCGATCAGCAAGGGCACCTACGCTGCCGCCTGTGCCGCCACCGATGTCGCCACGACTGCGGCGCAACTCGTCATGGACGGCGAAGACGCTGTTTATGCGCTGTGCCGGCCGCCGGGACATCATGCCTATGCCGACATGTCGGGTGGCTTCTGTTTCTTCAACAACAGCGCGGTCGCGGCTGCCCAGCTTCGGCTGCAGCATGAGCGCGTGGCCATTCTCGATGTCGACGTGCACCATGGCAACGGTACGCAGGGCATCTTTTACGAACGATCAGACGTTCTCACCGTGTCGATCCACGCCGATCCCGTCTTCTTCTATCCCTTCGTCTGGGGATATGCGCATGAGCGCGGCGCCGGGCCCGGTCTCGGCGCCAATCTCAATATTCCTCTCCCGAAGGGCACCGGCGATGACGACTACATCAAGGCGATTGGCGAGGCGGAAAAAACCATCCGCGCGTTTGCGCCCGGCGCGCTGGTGGTCGTGCTCGGTCTCGATGCCTCGGAGAACGATCCGCTCGCCGGCCTTGCGGTGACGACGGCGGGCTTCCGGCGCATTGGTGCTGCGATCGCGCGCCTGGGTCTTCCGACCGTCTTCGTGCAGGAGGGCGGTTATCTCTCCGATATCCTTGGCGCCAATCTCACCGCGGCGCTCGGTGGCTTCGAAGAGGCGCGTTAG
- a CDS encoding ABC transporter substrate-binding protein, with protein MSKRKILMSFAVLCMLSAAAVAEGPKAGGVVNAVIQPEPPSLMIGLVQNGPTQMVAGNIYEGLLRYSPKLDPLPGLAESWTVSEDGKIYTFKLAKGVTWHDGKPFTSADVLFSIEFLKQTHARARGNLVQLDKVEAPDESTVVFTLKQPFGPFIGIFEVGSLPMIPKHIYEGTDFKTNPANNTPVGTGPFMFKEWQKGSFIRLVKNPNYHVKGKPNIDEIYWHVIPDAAARSVAYETGKVDVLPGGSVENFDVPRLSKLKNTCVTGAGWEFFSPHSWLWLNNRSGPTANKKFRQALMFAIDRNMAKDVVWNGLGKVATGPSGSAIKYYTSAVPKYDYDPAKAKALLKEAGYNGEKIRMLPLPYGETWQRWAEMVRQNLQDVGINVDMIATDVPGWNQKVSEWDYDIAFTYLYQYGDPALGVGRNYISSQIAKGSPFNNVEGYSNPEIDKLFADGAVAFPDTARAEIYAKAQKILVEDVPVAWMLELQLPTITRCSVKNLITTGIGVNDGFRDAWIEK; from the coding sequence ATGTCCAAGCGAAAGATACTGATGAGCTTTGCCGTGCTTTGCATGCTGAGCGCTGCTGCAGTAGCCGAGGGACCGAAGGCCGGCGGCGTCGTCAATGCCGTGATTCAGCCGGAGCCGCCGAGCCTGATGATCGGCCTGGTCCAGAACGGCCCGACGCAGATGGTGGCTGGCAACATCTATGAAGGCCTGCTGCGCTACAGCCCCAAACTGGATCCCCTGCCCGGCCTCGCCGAGAGCTGGACGGTCAGCGAGGACGGCAAGATCTACACGTTCAAACTCGCGAAGGGCGTGACCTGGCACGATGGCAAACCGTTCACATCGGCCGACGTCCTGTTCTCGATCGAATTCCTGAAGCAGACCCACGCACGCGCGCGCGGCAATCTGGTGCAGCTCGACAAGGTCGAGGCTCCGGATGAATCGACGGTCGTCTTCACGCTGAAGCAGCCGTTCGGCCCCTTCATCGGCATCTTCGAGGTCGGCTCGCTGCCGATGATTCCGAAGCACATCTATGAAGGCACCGATTTCAAGACCAATCCCGCCAACAACACGCCTGTTGGCACCGGCCCCTTCATGTTCAAGGAATGGCAGAAGGGCTCGTTCATCCGCCTCGTCAAGAATCCGAATTACCACGTCAAGGGCAAGCCCAATATCGACGAGATCTATTGGCACGTGATTCCCGATGCGGCCGCGCGTTCGGTCGCTTATGAAACCGGCAAGGTCGACGTGCTGCCCGGCGGCTCGGTGGAAAATTTCGACGTGCCGCGGCTGAGCAAGCTCAAGAACACCTGCGTCACCGGCGCGGGCTGGGAATTCTTCAGCCCGCATTCCTGGCTCTGGCTCAACAACCGCTCAGGGCCAACTGCGAACAAGAAATTCCGTCAGGCGCTGATGTTTGCGATCGATCGCAACATGGCCAAGGACGTGGTCTGGAACGGCCTCGGCAAGGTCGCGACCGGCCCGTCGGGCTCGGCGATCAAGTACTACACCAGCGCAGTTCCGAAATACGATTACGATCCGGCCAAGGCCAAGGCGCTGCTCAAGGAAGCCGGCTACAACGGCGAGAAGATCCGCATGCTGCCCTTGCCCTATGGCGAGACGTGGCAGCGCTGGGCCGAAATGGTTCGCCAGAACCTGCAGGACGTCGGGATCAACGTCGACATGATCGCGACCGATGTCCCCGGCTGGAATCAAAAAGTCAGCGAGTGGGACTACGACATCGCCTTCACCTATCTCTATCAGTATGGCGATCCCGCGCTCGGCGTCGGCCGCAACTATATCTCCAGCCAGATCGCCAAGGGCTCACCGTTCAACAATGTCGAGGGCTATTCGAATCCCGAGATCGACAAGCTGTTCGCCGACGGCGCGGTCGCCTTCCCCGATACGGCGCGCGCGGAGATCTATGCCAAGGCGCAGAAGATCCTCGTCGAGGACGTGCCGGTCGCGTGGATGCTCGAACTGCAACTCCCGACCATCACCCGCTGCAGCGTCAAGAACCTCATCACGACAGGCATCGGCGTGAACGACGGCTTCCGTGACGCGTGGATCGAGAAGTGA